TTAATATGTCAAGTCGGATCGATTCAAGAGCCAAaaacaagtctaaaattatctcattaaaaatctattaaaaaattgcAACAAATTCTTGTTGGGTCAAGTCATCAAACCGGACCCCCATAAAATAAACCACACAAAAAATTCaacaagtattttttttttttgatgaataaaatacataaaaaatttaacaagTATTTTACTTGCTTAACAACATGCAGAAGGGCCTCCACCCACCTGAGCAGTACCACTATAAGGAAAAGTTTGACTCTCAACATTCCAAAATCGATTTCTGTTTTAATTATTCTACTATATCTATGAGATATATGTGTTGAATCCATGCGCAGTTGGGATTTATCCCTAGATCTTCAAAGATACATGGTGcttgattcaaaaaaaaaaagatacatggTGCTTAACAAGAGGTCTGATCTCTTTACTCATTAAAAAACTTAATGATCAAACAGGAATGTTAACCCACACTATCATGATATGCAAGCATAGACAGGCTGGCCGGAGAAAAACATTTAGTACTAATGCTCATATGCTTTAATGTGTCCCAATTGACACGTCACAATACACGTGCTAGCATATACGAAACTACGAAAAGTACGGGCACAGATGCACCATAAACATGACCACTCGACGAGTCACTGCTGAATGCCGCAATAGAGTTTTTCTCAGCGTGATTTTTGGTCAGTCTTCTCTCTGCATCGATGATAGATTGGGTGGCTTCATAGAATTGTCCATGACGCCCACAGAAAACTCCTGCAACGTTGGGAGCTCTCCATCAGGACCATGATGATAGTTTGGATGTGGCCTACTTGGACTCATGGAGTTTTCATCCCTGAGCTTAGACAATCTGGGGCTGTTCCAAAGTAAAGTTGGGCTGGAACTGAATCGAACTGATCCATCTTCACGTGGTAAAGGAGAGAGTGATGGCTGGCCGTTCTCATCCTCCTGTTTTCTGCAAAATTTATCTTCCACAATGTCATAGAAATCCTTCGTTCGAACTTCCTGGGCAAGAGAGCACCAACAACAGAAAAGCCAGTGTGTGCAATCTGCAACAGCTGGCTTTccacaaaaaaaatcattcgcAGGCAAGTTAAATCTCTTCCTCATTTGAATCCTCCAGTATCCACCATAGAGTAAACCAAACAGACAAAGCACTACACCAGTTAATCCTAGAGCTTCCCTGACAGTCTCATTATCAATATTGATGGCAGCCAAGTTGAAGATCCAAAATGGGGCCATGCAGAAGAGGAGAAAAGTTGCAATGTGAACATACATATTCCCAAACCCAAGTCTTTCCATATTCCAACCGAAGACACAAAAGCAGCAGCATAGAGAGAGATATGCTGTAGAAATATCGTCCCAAATATCAAATAGGCCCCCACTCCATTTGGGTGCATGCTCAACAATCATCTTCTCA
This sequence is a window from Carya illinoinensis cultivar Pawnee chromosome 9, C.illinoinensisPawnee_v1, whole genome shotgun sequence. Protein-coding genes within it:
- the LOC122275099 gene encoding uncharacterized protein LOC122275099 isoform X2, with the protein product MDQEPFEHGPSFLDRLCCCFRCNPFSSHDRWKAKDITTLRKIYCKNGAYKPREWAHMMVVVVLLHVNCFAQYALCSLNLGYKRSNRPALGVGICLSVAITAPAIAGVYSIVSPLGREYDSGADEEAQVQTFSNGTSQPSHPRVQAMEKRFSFASRNEKMIVEHAPKWSGGLFDIWDDISTAYLSLCCCFCVFGWNMERLGFGNMYVHIATFLLFCMAPFWIFNLAAINIDNETVREALGLTGVVLCLFGLLYGGYWRIQMRKRFNLPANDFFCGKPAVADCTHWLFCCWCSLAQEVRTKDFYDIVEDKFCRKQEDENGQPSLSPLPREDGSVRFSSSPTLLWNSPRLSKLRDENSMSPSRPHPNYHHGPDGELPTLQEFSVGVMDNSMKPPNLSSMQRED